A region of Streptomyces sp. NBC_01750 DNA encodes the following proteins:
- a CDS encoding alpha-mannosidase codes for MHDDRSLVEARLRRVLDERIRPAVHPESVPLEVAVWNAPGEPVPVAEGLAASPGPITVGDMWGAPWGTSWFRVTGTVPAAWAGKTVEAILDLGFDENMPGFQCEGLVYRADGTPVKGLNPRNQWVRIGAPVEGGEEVRLHIEAASNPVILDYRPFLPTRLGDKETAGTDPQYTLTRMDLAVFDETVWQLVLDLEVLGELMQELPEEGARRWDILRAVGHALDAIDLHDVNGTAAAARSCLEEVLSTPAGPSAHRISAIGHAHIDTAWLWPLRETVRKVARTTSNMTALLEDEPEFIFTMSQAQQFAWIKEHRPEVYAKVKEAVAQGRFVPAGGMWVESDTNMPGSEAMARQFVHGKRFFLDEFGIENDEAWLPDTFGFAAGLPQIIKAAGSKWLLTQKISWSQTNKFPHHTFRWEGIDGTRIFTHFPPVDTYNCSMRGSEIAHAAKNFKDKGFARHSLAPTGWGDGGGGTTREMVAKAARLRDLDGSATVRWETPTEFFTKAEAEYPNAPVWVGELYLELHRATLTSQARTKQGNRRSEHLLREAELWAATAAVRTGFPYPYEELDRIWKTVLLHQFHDILPGSSIAWVHREAERTYGVLAEELNGIIDAAQRALAGGGTGSLVFNSAPHERHGVAGGGAAVAAVGGSTQVSPREDGGFLLDNGLLQVEIDGRGLVTSAYDIGAEREAVAPGEVANLLQIHPDFPNMWDAWDVDAFYRNTVTDLTGTDEITPVVTGTSAAVRVVRSFGGSKVTQLLTLPAGAKRLDIDTEVDWHETEKFLKASFPLDIHAERYASETQFGHFHRATHTNTSWEAAKFEACNHRFVHMEEPGWGVALVNDSTYGHDVTRTVRASDSGTTTTLRVSLLRAPRFPDPETDQGVHRFRHALVPGATIGDAVREGFGINLPERRVAGDREVTPLVSVDNDAVVISAVKLADDASGDVVVRLYESRGGRARVGVTAGFPSVEATATDLLERPSADTPQLELDGSVVKLTLRPFQLITLRLARSGE; via the coding sequence ATGCATGACGACCGCAGCCTCGTCGAAGCCCGCCTCCGGCGCGTCCTCGACGAGCGCATCCGCCCCGCCGTCCACCCCGAGTCCGTACCGCTGGAGGTGGCCGTCTGGAACGCGCCGGGCGAGCCCGTCCCGGTCGCCGAAGGACTCGCCGCCTCACCAGGGCCGATCACGGTCGGCGACATGTGGGGCGCTCCGTGGGGAACCAGCTGGTTCCGGGTCACCGGTACCGTGCCGGCCGCGTGGGCCGGGAAGACGGTGGAGGCGATCCTCGACCTCGGCTTCGACGAGAACATGCCGGGGTTCCAGTGCGAGGGCCTCGTCTACCGGGCCGACGGCACCCCGGTGAAGGGACTCAATCCGCGCAACCAGTGGGTACGCATCGGCGCGCCCGTCGAAGGCGGCGAGGAGGTGCGTCTCCACATCGAGGCCGCCTCCAACCCTGTGATCCTCGACTACCGCCCCTTCCTGCCGACGCGGCTCGGCGACAAGGAGACCGCGGGCACCGACCCGCAGTACACCCTGACCCGCATGGATCTCGCCGTCTTCGACGAGACCGTGTGGCAGCTGGTCCTGGACCTGGAGGTGCTCGGCGAGCTGATGCAGGAGCTGCCCGAGGAGGGCGCCCGCCGCTGGGACATCCTGCGGGCCGTGGGCCACGCCCTCGACGCGATCGACCTCCATGACGTGAACGGCACCGCTGCCGCGGCCCGTTCCTGCCTCGAAGAAGTGCTCTCCACCCCCGCCGGTCCATCGGCGCACCGGATCAGCGCGATCGGCCACGCCCATATCGACACCGCCTGGCTGTGGCCGCTGCGCGAGACGGTACGCAAGGTCGCCCGTACGACGTCCAACATGACGGCTCTTCTCGAGGACGAGCCGGAGTTCATCTTCACCATGTCGCAGGCGCAGCAGTTCGCCTGGATCAAGGAGCACCGGCCCGAGGTCTACGCCAAGGTCAAGGAGGCCGTGGCGCAGGGGCGGTTCGTGCCGGCGGGCGGCATGTGGGTCGAGTCCGACACGAACATGCCGGGCTCGGAGGCGATGGCCCGTCAGTTCGTGCACGGGAAGCGGTTCTTCCTGGACGAGTTCGGCATCGAGAACGACGAGGCCTGGCTGCCCGACACCTTCGGCTTCGCGGCCGGACTCCCGCAGATCATCAAGGCGGCCGGCTCCAAGTGGCTGCTGACACAGAAGATCTCGTGGTCGCAGACGAACAAGTTCCCGCACCACACATTCCGGTGGGAGGGTATCGACGGAACCCGGATCTTCACGCACTTCCCACCGGTCGATACGTACAACTGCTCGATGAGGGGCAGCGAGATCGCCCACGCGGCGAAGAACTTCAAGGACAAAGGCTTCGCCCGTCACTCCCTCGCACCGACCGGCTGGGGCGACGGAGGCGGCGGCACCACCCGCGAGATGGTCGCCAAGGCGGCCCGGCTGCGCGACCTCGACGGCTCGGCGACCGTCCGGTGGGAGACCCCCACGGAGTTCTTCACCAAGGCGGAGGCCGAATACCCGAACGCGCCCGTCTGGGTCGGCGAGCTCTACCTGGAACTGCACCGTGCCACGCTCACCAGCCAGGCGAGGACCAAGCAGGGCAATCGCCGCAGCGAACATCTGCTGCGCGAGGCCGAACTGTGGGCCGCCACCGCTGCCGTCCGGACCGGATTCCCATACCCGTACGAGGAGTTGGACCGGATCTGGAAGACGGTGCTGCTGCACCAGTTCCATGACATCCTGCCGGGCTCGTCCATCGCCTGGGTGCACCGGGAGGCCGAGAGGACATACGGTGTGCTCGCCGAGGAGCTGAACGGCATCATCGACGCGGCGCAGCGCGCGCTCGCGGGCGGCGGAACCGGGAGCCTCGTCTTCAACTCCGCACCGCACGAACGGCACGGTGTCGCGGGCGGCGGTGCCGCGGTGGCGGCTGTCGGCGGCAGTACCCAGGTGTCCCCGCGCGAGGACGGCGGATTCCTCCTCGACAACGGCCTGCTTCAGGTCGAGATCGACGGACGAGGCCTGGTGACGTCCGCGTACGACATCGGCGCGGAGCGCGAGGCGGTGGCGCCCGGCGAGGTGGCGAATCTGCTGCAGATCCACCCCGACTTCCCGAACATGTGGGACGCGTGGGATGTCGACGCGTTCTACCGCAACACCGTCACGGATCTGACGGGCACGGACGAGATCACCCCTGTCGTGACCGGCACATCGGCGGCGGTGCGCGTCGTCCGCAGCTTCGGCGGCTCGAAGGTCACCCAGCTGCTGACCCTGCCGGCGGGCGCCAAACGCCTCGACATCGACACCGAGGTCGACTGGCATGAGACGGAGAAGTTCCTCAAAGCGTCCTTCCCGCTGGACATCCACGCCGAGCGCTATGCGTCGGAGACCCAGTTCGGTCATTTCCACCGGGCCACGCACACCAACACCAGTTGGGAGGCGGCCAAGTTCGAGGCCTGCAACCACCGGTTCGTGCACATGGAGGAGCCCGGCTGGGGCGTCGCGCTCGTCAACGACTCGACGTACGGCCACGACGTCACCCGTACCGTCCGCGCGTCCGACTCCGGAACGACGACCACGCTCCGCGTCTCGCTGCTGCGTGCCCCGCGCTTCCCCGACCCGGAGACCGACCAGGGCGTGCACCGATTCCGCCATGCCCTCGTGCCGGGCGCGACGATCGGCGACGCGGTCCGCGAGGGCTTTGGCATCAACCTCCCGGAGCGGCGGGTCGCGGGCGACAGGGAGGTGACCCCGCTGGTGTCGGTGGACAACGACGCTGTCGTCATCTCCGCGGTGAAGCTGGCGGACGATGCGAGCGGCGATGTCGTGGTACGCCTCTACGAGTCCCGGGGCGGTCGCGCCCGGGTCGGCGTCACCGCCGGATTCCCCTCCGTCGAAGCAACGGCGACCGATCTGCTGGAGCGACCGTCGGCCGATACGCCGCAGCTGGAACTGGACGGGAGCGTGGTGAAGTTGACTTTGCGTCCGTTCCAGCTGATCACGCTGCGCCTGGCGCGCTCGGGGGAGTGA
- a CDS encoding endo-beta-N-acetylglucosaminidase: MTPHLSRRGLLLASAAAAVTPALSPRMASAATKAAAGTPYASYWYPDSFPSGTPGQGITWRSLKAWRAEDDTDLAFNKSAVPLARRFTPTPVNATARGGQARIQSLVSFGPTAGNPSQGAATADYYALTHWSYLDELVFWGGSSGEGLILAPNAPIVDAAHRHGVPVLGNVFLPPVAYGGDLRWTRDLVQKDSFGRFPLAERLVAVATAYGFDGWFINAETGGGNGTLAADMLGFVQELKSLGTPKGLRVCWYDSMTVNGSVNWQGALNDRNKAFFRAADTMFVDFRWSRSSLASSGQIAQQLGRSRYELWAGVDVEANGWNRPVDWDAIIPENTADIVSLGFYRPEWTRNHLPADRTPAQFHAADDRFWSGQSLDPSRPATGEAWRPPARAVADRSTVDTVPFATTFNTGHGLRWYESGKVTSETQWNHLGVQDRLPSRQWVVRTGGQRPSVTHDFADAWHGGSSLLVDGSLTAPTTVDLYATRLALTPDTVVELTHRADAGRVTVELAVAVAEPSGPGAPIPYSYLPVGTAGPGSGWTTSTVRLNSLTGTVRALGVRLTASSGPVKWRLGALAVRDKDAESPAAPADLRITATTGSDLRFVWQGAPGPVRHYTLHRVLPDGTRRFLGATCQRAFFVPGPKPEQGERSARFELRAVGELYTTSTPANAVHPG; encoded by the coding sequence ATGACCCCACACCTCAGCCGACGCGGACTTCTGCTGGCCTCGGCGGCGGCAGCCGTGACCCCGGCCCTCTCGCCGCGCATGGCATCCGCCGCGACGAAAGCAGCCGCCGGAACACCGTACGCCTCCTACTGGTACCCCGACTCGTTCCCCTCGGGCACCCCGGGCCAGGGCATCACCTGGCGCAGCCTCAAGGCATGGCGCGCCGAGGACGACACGGACCTTGCGTTCAACAAGTCCGCAGTGCCGCTCGCCCGGCGGTTCACGCCCACGCCGGTCAACGCCACCGCACGAGGCGGGCAGGCGCGCATCCAGTCACTTGTCTCCTTCGGACCCACCGCCGGCAACCCCTCCCAGGGCGCGGCCACCGCCGACTACTACGCCCTCACCCACTGGTCCTACCTGGACGAGCTGGTCTTCTGGGGCGGCTCGTCGGGGGAGGGCCTGATCCTCGCGCCCAACGCCCCGATCGTGGACGCGGCACACCGTCACGGTGTACCCGTCCTCGGCAATGTCTTCCTGCCGCCCGTGGCCTACGGCGGCGATCTGCGCTGGACCCGGGACCTCGTCCAGAAAGACTCCTTCGGCAGATTCCCGCTCGCCGAGCGGCTCGTCGCGGTTGCGACGGCGTACGGATTCGACGGCTGGTTCATCAACGCGGAGACCGGCGGCGGCAACGGCACACTCGCGGCCGACATGCTCGGCTTCGTACAGGAGCTGAAGTCTCTGGGCACGCCGAAGGGGCTGCGCGTCTGCTGGTACGACTCGATGACCGTGAACGGCTCGGTGAACTGGCAGGGCGCGCTGAACGACCGCAACAAGGCGTTCTTCCGGGCCGCGGACACCATGTTCGTCGACTTCCGCTGGTCGCGGTCCTCGCTGGCGTCCTCCGGGCAGATCGCCCAGCAACTCGGGCGCAGTCGCTACGAGTTGTGGGCGGGCGTCGACGTCGAGGCGAACGGCTGGAACAGGCCGGTCGACTGGGACGCCATCATCCCGGAGAACACGGCCGACATCGTGTCGCTGGGCTTCTACCGTCCCGAATGGACCCGCAACCACCTGCCCGCGGACCGCACCCCGGCCCAGTTCCACGCCGCCGACGACCGGTTCTGGAGCGGACAGTCGCTCGACCCTTCGCGACCCGCCACCGGCGAGGCCTGGCGGCCTCCGGCGCGCGCCGTCGCCGACCGTTCGACCGTCGACACCGTGCCCTTCGCGACCACCTTCAACACCGGCCACGGACTGCGCTGGTACGAGAGCGGCAAGGTGACGTCGGAGACGCAGTGGAACCACCTCGGCGTCCAGGACCGCCTCCCGTCCCGCCAATGGGTGGTGCGCACCGGCGGCCAACGCCCCTCGGTCACCCATGACTTCGCCGATGCCTGGCACGGAGGCAGCAGCCTGCTGGTCGACGGCTCGCTCACTGCGCCCACCACGGTGGACCTGTACGCGACCAGGCTCGCCCTCACCCCGGACACGGTCGTCGAGCTCACCCACCGCGCCGACGCCGGCCGGGTCACCGTCGAGCTCGCGGTCGCCGTGGCCGAGCCCTCGGGGCCGGGCGCCCCCATTCCGTACAGCTACCTCCCCGTGGGTACCGCCGGCCCGGGCAGCGGCTGGACCACCTCGACCGTGCGACTGAACAGCCTGACCGGGACCGTACGCGCGCTCGGTGTCCGGCTCACCGCGAGCAGCGGACCCGTGAAATGGCGGCTCGGCGCCCTGGCCGTCCGCGACAAGGACGCAGAGAGCCCCGCCGCCCCGGCCGATCTGAGGATCACCGCCACCACAGGCAGCGATTTGCGCTTCGTCTGGCAGGGCGCCCCGGGGCCGGTTCGTCACTACACACTGCACCGCGTCCTGCCCGACGGGACACGGCGCTTCCTCGGGGCAACCTGCCAGCGAGCCTTCTTCGTCCCCGGACCGAAACCCGAACAGGGTGAGCGGTCGGCGCGGTTCGAACTGCGCGCGGTCGGGGAGCTCTACACCACATCGACCCCCGCGAACGCGGTCCACCCCGGGTAA
- a CDS encoding glycoside hydrolase 5 family protein has translation MSSSVPRFGANYTPSQGWFHHWLDFDPDAVRADLDSIAGLGLDHIRVFPLWPLFQPNRTLIRPCAVEQLVQLADAAAERGLDVNVDGLQGHLSSFDFLPAWTRTWHRRNMFTDPDVVSGQAEYLHTLAAALADRPNFIGMTVGNEVNQFSDGPHPDPDRISAEQAGSWLRRLLDACEAGAPGRLHLHAEYDAAWYQDDHPFTPAHSARIGAVTAVHSWVFNGTAQRHGRTGVATEHHAAYLIELSKAWALDPHRPVWLQEVGAPAPLVPAEHAAHFTEATVAHALDCQDVWGITWWCSHDVSRSLADFPELEYSLGLLTNDRRIKPAGRAIARIVEEWRGKEHSPAPRTTALVVDTGDEETAPRRSTCAPGGAFFEAFARLTGEGVRPTAVLAGCAEDKEHLAARGITEVVTPGQVGA, from the coding sequence ATGAGCTCTTCCGTGCCGCGCTTCGGCGCCAACTACACGCCCAGCCAGGGGTGGTTCCACCACTGGCTGGACTTCGACCCCGACGCCGTACGCGCCGATCTGGACTCGATCGCAGGCCTCGGCCTCGACCACATCCGGGTCTTCCCGCTCTGGCCGCTCTTCCAGCCCAACCGGACCCTCATCCGCCCGTGCGCCGTCGAACAGCTCGTACAGCTTGCCGACGCGGCGGCCGAACGCGGTCTGGACGTCAACGTCGACGGCCTGCAGGGGCACTTGTCGAGCTTCGACTTCCTGCCCGCATGGACCCGGACCTGGCACCGGCGGAACATGTTCACCGACCCCGATGTCGTATCGGGACAGGCCGAGTACCTCCATACGCTCGCGGCCGCGCTCGCCGACCGGCCGAACTTCATCGGCATGACCGTCGGCAACGAGGTCAACCAGTTCTCCGACGGCCCGCACCCCGACCCGGACCGCATCTCGGCCGAACAGGCCGGGAGTTGGCTGCGGCGGCTGCTGGACGCCTGCGAGGCCGGGGCGCCCGGCAGGCTCCATCTGCACGCCGAGTACGACGCGGCCTGGTACCAGGACGACCACCCGTTCACGCCCGCGCACTCGGCACGCATCGGCGCCGTGACCGCCGTGCACTCCTGGGTCTTCAACGGCACCGCCCAGCGGCACGGCCGTACGGGAGTTGCGACCGAGCACCACGCCGCCTACCTGATCGAGCTCTCCAAAGCCTGGGCTCTCGACCCGCACCGGCCCGTATGGCTGCAGGAGGTCGGCGCACCCGCGCCGCTCGTCCCGGCCGAGCACGCCGCCCACTTCACCGAAGCGACCGTGGCGCACGCGCTGGACTGCCAGGACGTCTGGGGAATCACCTGGTGGTGCTCCCACGATGTGTCCCGCTCGCTCGCGGACTTTCCCGAACTCGAGTACAGCCTCGGTCTGTTGACCAACGACCGGCGGATCAAACCGGCCGGCCGCGCGATCGCGCGCATCGTCGAGGAGTGGCGGGGGAAGGAACACAGTCCCGCGCCGCGCACCACCGCGCTCGTCGTCGACACCGGTGACGAGGAGACGGCGCCCCGGCGATCCACCTGCGCACCCGGTGGCGCCTTCTTCGAGGCCTTCGCCCGGCTCACGGGGGAGGGCGTCCGGCCCACGGCCGTCCTCGCCGGCTGCGCGGAGGACAAGGAGCATCTTGCTGCACGCGGCATCACCGAAGTGGTAACCCCGGGGCAGGTCGGCGCATGA
- a CDS encoding carbohydrate ABC transporter permease, giving the protein MSLTKITDADGRRIPGWQLVLRYGLLLAVLALTVGPFLWQLSTSLKGPHEDIFSSPPTFLPGEPTLDNYARVARTIPVWDYALNSLKVAAANVLTNCVGSALAGYALARMRYRGRRAATLVFILAMLVPVEGIIIAQFTTMRDLGLNNTLIAVLLPGCIAAMNVLLMRNAFLNLPHEVEEAAFVDGATAWQRFLRIALPSVKGTLAVVAIFAFMGAWDDFLWPLIVLSDPENFTLTIGLNYLHGTFANDERLVAAGTVIAVLPLIVLFACLQRFFFRGVGEGAVKG; this is encoded by the coding sequence ATGAGCCTCACGAAGATCACGGACGCGGACGGCAGGCGCATCCCCGGCTGGCAGCTCGTACTCCGTTACGGTTTGCTGCTCGCCGTACTGGCGCTGACCGTCGGGCCTTTCCTGTGGCAGCTGTCCACCTCGCTCAAGGGCCCGCACGAGGACATCTTCAGCTCACCGCCGACATTCCTGCCGGGCGAGCCGACACTGGACAACTACGCGCGCGTCGCCCGCACCATCCCGGTCTGGGACTACGCGCTGAACTCGCTGAAGGTCGCCGCCGCCAATGTGCTGACCAACTGCGTCGGCTCCGCACTGGCAGGCTATGCCCTCGCCCGGATGCGCTACCGCGGACGCAGGGCCGCGACCCTGGTGTTCATCCTCGCGATGCTCGTCCCCGTCGAGGGCATCATCATCGCCCAGTTCACCACCATGCGGGACCTCGGCCTGAACAACACCCTGATCGCCGTGCTCCTGCCCGGCTGCATCGCCGCGATGAACGTCCTGCTGATGCGCAACGCCTTCCTGAACCTCCCGCACGAGGTGGAGGAGGCGGCATTCGTCGACGGGGCCACCGCATGGCAGCGGTTCCTGCGCATCGCCCTGCCGTCGGTCAAGGGCACTCTCGCCGTCGTCGCCATCTTCGCCTTCATGGGCGCCTGGGACGACTTCCTGTGGCCCCTGATCGTCCTCAGCGACCCGGAGAACTTCACCCTGACCATCGGCCTGAACTATCTGCACGGCACCTTCGCCAACGATGAACGACTCGTCGCCGCGGGCACGGTCATCGCCGTACTCCCGCTGATCGTTCTCTTCGCCTGTCTCCAGCGCTTCTTCTTCCGCGGTGTCGGCGAGGGCGCCGTCAAGGGCTGA
- a CDS encoding carbohydrate ABC transporter permease translates to MKTSTTSEAISPDLTTAGTAVRSPGSAGRRPAHGVRRQLPSSPWLFAAPGLLIVGAFSLYPFFSTLVNAFTDRRTLVPGQYVGLANFRELLDDEMFWIGLRNSTLYVLGVVPALVILPLLLAMLVQRHIPGITFFRSAFYTPVVASIVVVGLIWVWMLDDRGLINSVLEAVGVGKVGFLSDQWLLLGSAMAVTVWKGLGYYMIIYLAALANVPRELHEAAAVDGAGAVRRFRTVTVPAVRSTMVLVGALSSVASFKVFSEVYLMAGPSGGPAGEDTTLVMLVQRVGTGLTGRVGYASAISVVVFVVTVALMLLVLRADRKEDA, encoded by the coding sequence ATGAAGACCTCCACCACCTCCGAGGCGATCTCGCCGGATCTCACCACGGCGGGCACGGCCGTCCGGAGCCCCGGCTCCGCCGGCCGCCGGCCCGCCCATGGGGTCAGGCGCCAACTTCCCTCCAGCCCTTGGCTGTTCGCGGCGCCAGGCCTCCTGATCGTCGGCGCCTTCAGCCTGTATCCGTTCTTCAGCACCCTGGTCAACGCCTTCACCGACCGCCGCACCCTGGTCCCCGGCCAGTACGTGGGCCTCGCCAACTTCCGGGAACTGCTCGACGACGAGATGTTCTGGATCGGGCTGCGCAACAGCACTCTGTACGTCCTCGGCGTTGTCCCCGCCCTGGTGATCCTGCCGCTGCTGCTGGCGATGCTCGTACAGCGGCACATCCCCGGCATCACCTTCTTCCGTTCGGCCTTCTACACCCCGGTCGTCGCCTCCATCGTCGTGGTCGGCCTGATCTGGGTGTGGATGCTCGACGACCGAGGACTGATCAACTCGGTTCTCGAGGCGGTCGGCGTCGGCAAGGTCGGCTTTCTCAGCGACCAGTGGCTGCTGCTCGGCAGCGCGATGGCGGTCACGGTCTGGAAGGGCCTCGGCTACTACATGATTATTTATCTGGCGGCGCTGGCCAACGTCCCCCGCGAACTGCACGAGGCCGCCGCCGTCGACGGAGCGGGCGCCGTACGCCGCTTCCGCACCGTCACCGTCCCCGCGGTCCGCTCCACCATGGTCCTCGTCGGCGCGCTCTCCTCGGTCGCCTCTTTCAAGGTCTTCTCCGAGGTCTATCTGATGGCGGGTCCCAGCGGCGGTCCGGCCGGCGAGGACACCACGCTCGTGATGCTCGTCCAGCGCGTCGGCACCGGTCTGACCGGCCGCGTCGGCTACGCCTCCGCCATCTCGGTGGTCGTCTTCGTGGTTACCGTCGCGCTGATGCTGCTGGTGCTCCGCGCCGACCGCAAGGAGGACGCATGA
- a CDS encoding ABC transporter substrate-binding protein, with protein sequence MRIPRRALAAAAVLATVLPLSACGGGSGADSSDASGKVDGRITFQTWNLQANFKDYFNGVIAAFEKKYPGTEVKWVDRPAEGYADKISADAAGNTLPDVVNVSPDLVAPLAKAGLALDLDKAASKYREEYLQGAWQSHRIPGIDGIYAFPWYLNTGPLFYNKRLFKDAGLDAEKPPNTYGEVFDAGLKMAGKSKGKIATLANVPTIEDFGRYGVPLMNKEGTGFAFNDAKGVELLTHYKELYDAKALDPQALTATPESSGHKFLTESVAMNPGSALDLENFRKQAPGLYKNIGITDQVSSTGKANMYVMGVMVNSRSRQKPAAVAFAHFVTDATRQMEFARKVAIFPSTAGSLDDPYFTKEDGTDVTRVRIAAAKSLKTAVNYTPALFSEQMKTELRNAVARALQGKQSPKEALDNAVNACDRLLRQS encoded by the coding sequence GTGCGCATTCCCCGCAGGGCACTCGCCGCTGCCGCCGTCCTCGCCACCGTCCTGCCGCTCAGTGCCTGCGGCGGCGGATCCGGCGCCGACTCGTCCGATGCCTCCGGCAAGGTGGACGGCAGGATCACCTTCCAGACCTGGAACCTGCAGGCCAACTTCAAGGACTACTTCAACGGAGTCATCGCAGCCTTCGAGAAGAAGTACCCGGGCACCGAGGTGAAGTGGGTCGACCGGCCCGCGGAGGGCTACGCCGACAAGATCAGCGCCGATGCCGCCGGCAATACGCTGCCCGACGTCGTCAATGTCTCCCCGGACCTGGTGGCCCCGCTGGCCAAGGCCGGGCTCGCGCTCGATCTCGACAAGGCGGCGTCGAAGTACCGCGAGGAGTATCTGCAGGGCGCCTGGCAGAGCCACCGCATACCGGGCATCGACGGCATCTACGCCTTCCCCTGGTACCTCAACACCGGCCCGCTCTTCTACAACAAGCGTCTCTTCAAGGACGCCGGACTCGATGCCGAGAAGCCCCCGAATACCTACGGCGAGGTCTTCGACGCCGGGCTGAAGATGGCGGGGAAGAGCAAGGGGAAGATCGCGACCCTCGCGAACGTGCCCACCATCGAGGACTTCGGCCGCTACGGCGTGCCGCTGATGAACAAGGAAGGCACCGGCTTCGCCTTCAACGACGCCAAGGGCGTGGAACTCCTCACCCATTACAAGGAGTTGTACGACGCCAAGGCGCTCGATCCGCAGGCGCTGACCGCGACCCCCGAGTCGTCGGGCCACAAGTTCCTGACCGAGTCCGTCGCCATGAATCCGGGCAGCGCGCTGGATCTGGAGAACTTCAGGAAGCAGGCCCCGGGCCTCTACAAGAACATTGGGATCACCGACCAGGTCAGCAGCACGGGCAAGGCCAATATGTATGTCATGGGCGTCATGGTGAACTCCCGGTCCCGGCAGAAGCCCGCCGCCGTCGCGTTCGCCCACTTCGTGACGGACGCGACCCGTCAGATGGAGTTCGCCCGGAAGGTCGCCATCTTCCCGAGCACCGCGGGATCGCTCGACGACCCGTACTTCACCAAGGAGGACGGCACCGATGTGACCCGGGTGCGCATCGCGGCCGCCAAGTCCCTGAAGACGGCGGTCAATTACACACCGGCGCTGTTCAGCGAGCAGATGAAGACGGAGCTGCGCAACGCGGTCGCCCGGGCGCTGCAGGGCAAGCAGAGCCCCAAAGAAGCGCTTGACAACGCTGTCAATGCGTGTGACCGGCTGCTGCGGCAGAGCTGA
- a CDS encoding LacI family DNA-binding transcriptional regulator, with protein sequence MAANTPSRKDPSPTRRAPARRPTMKDIAQRAGVSESAVSFALNDRPGVSEITRDRIRRVAEQLGWRPSTAARALSGEGSATVGLVLARPAETLGVDSFFLQLISGIQEILAERQLGLLFQVVENVPAECAVYRRWWAEHRVDGVLVVDPRTEDPRPELLDELGLPGVVIGGLPDTHPNLSQVRADDTGAMASVVGRLYELGHRRIVHIAGLPSLAHTDRRIRSLRAEAGRRGLTEVRSLATDYSDTEGAAVTRRVLEGSTPPTALIYDNDVMAAAGAAVTTALGLSVPGDVSIVSWEDSVLCRMVHPWLTALSRDTVAFGRLAAQELTALLDGGAARSVQVPLPRLIERESTAPTGDDPAGGVF encoded by the coding sequence ATGGCAGCGAATACCCCGTCCCGCAAGGACCCGTCGCCGACCAGGCGCGCTCCCGCCCGCCGTCCGACGATGAAGGACATCGCTCAGCGTGCCGGGGTGTCGGAGAGCGCCGTGTCCTTCGCGCTCAACGACCGGCCCGGTGTCTCGGAGATCACCCGTGACCGGATCCGGCGCGTCGCCGAACAGCTGGGCTGGCGGCCGAGCACGGCGGCCCGCGCACTGTCCGGCGAAGGCTCGGCGACGGTCGGCCTGGTGCTGGCACGGCCGGCCGAGACGCTGGGCGTGGACTCGTTCTTCCTGCAGCTGATCTCCGGTATCCAGGAGATCCTGGCGGAGCGTCAACTCGGCCTGCTCTTCCAGGTAGTGGAGAACGTGCCGGCCGAGTGCGCGGTCTACCGCCGCTGGTGGGCCGAGCACCGGGTCGACGGTGTCCTCGTGGTCGACCCGAGGACCGAGGACCCGCGTCCGGAGCTCCTGGACGAACTGGGCCTGCCCGGCGTCGTTATCGGCGGGCTGCCGGACACCCATCCCAATCTGTCGCAGGTACGCGCCGACGACACCGGAGCGATGGCTTCCGTCGTGGGCCGGCTGTACGAGCTGGGGCACCGGCGGATCGTGCATATCGCGGGCCTGCCGTCCCTCGCCCACACCGACCGGCGCATCCGCTCGTTGCGCGCCGAGGCCGGCCGACGCGGGCTGACCGAGGTCCGATCGCTGGCCACGGACTACTCCGACACCGAGGGCGCCGCGGTGACCCGCCGGGTGCTGGAGGGGAGCACTCCGCCCACCGCACTCATCTACGACAACGATGTGATGGCGGCGGCCGGAGCGGCCGTCACGACGGCCCTTGGCCTCTCCGTCCCCGGCGACGTGTCGATCGTCTCGTGGGAGGACTCCGTGCTGTGCCGCATGGTCCATCCCTGGCTGACGGCACTCTCCCGGGACACGGTCGCTTTCGGGCGGCTCGCCGCACAGGAACTGACCGCTCTGCTCGACGGCGGCGCGGCCCGGTCGGTACAGGTGCCGCTCCCCCGGCTGATCGAGCGGGAGAGTACGGCGCCCACCGGAGACGACCCCGCCGGCGGCGTGTTCTAG